The proteins below come from a single Papaver somniferum cultivar HN1 chromosome 11, ASM357369v1, whole genome shotgun sequence genomic window:
- the LOC113324854 gene encoding putative F-box protein At5g62660: protein MNNNDSESLKETPVLPHDIIIYDILTRLPLESVVRFTCVCKLWSKLLLNNKKFANLHQRRNSPSSSPPGIIDYKFDKNTRKCYLSLFDVDKSKRRIVRFKPETDYRVDNMEIKQSFNGLLLFCRCVKRNSVYDYIVYNPITGRSVNLPVPDGIGLHNCEFCLGYDPVGENYKSVCFGNYDDKYFCKILTLGEFGRDSWRNLVKPGFGFNTPFSFVRNGVVFSIGVLYWISDGTEEPKTVKKTIYSIDLTTETLYTTKIPNDASQNVDFCNLVEMGGLLCYYELNHKDKLVKLWVLKKNIDNQCEWVRERNIELAKSFQNAVGVLSYEDFKYNCHLIEIVTNPKPKIIFMWYGAREVDDEDALLSYEYYSCDVELNKIELILGSKMDGKGDWHVNSIAYL, encoded by the coding sequence ATGAACAACAATGATTCAGAATCCCTTAAAGAAACTCCCGTTCTTCCTCATGATATCATAATCTATGATATACTCACCAGACTCCCTCTTGAGTCTGTGGTTCGGTTCACTTGTGTCTGCAAACTATGGTCCAAATTACTCTTGAACAACAAGAAATTTGCTAATCTTCATCAAAGGAGGAACTCTCCTTCCTCATCACCACCAGGTATTATTGATTACAAATTCGATAAAAATACTCGCAAGTGTTATTTGTCATTATTTGATGTCGATAAGAGTAAAAGAAGGATTGTTAGGTTTAAGCCAGAAACTGATTATAGGGTTGATAATATGGAAATTAAACAATCTTTCAATGGTTTACTGCTGTTCTGTCGATGTGTTAAGCGTAATTCTGTTTACGATTATATCGTTTATAACCCGATTACGGGTCGTTCTGTTAATCTTCCAGTACCAGATGGGATAGGACTGCataattgtgaattttgtttggGTTACGACCCTGTGGGGGAGAATTATAAATCTGTGTGTTTTGGTAATTATGATGATAAGTATTTTTGCAAGATCTTAACACTCGGAGAATTTGGaagggattcttggagaaatcttgTAAAGCCTGGTTTTGGTTTCAATACACCTTTCTCTTTTGTAAGGAATGGAGTTGTTTTCTCTATTGGTGTTTTATATTGGATTAGTGATGGTACGGAAGAACCCAAGACTGTTAAGAAGACGATATATAGCATTGATTTGACCACAGAAACTTTGTATACCACTAAAATCCCTAATGACGCATCACAGAATGTGGATTTCTGTAATCTGGTGGAGATGGGAGGATTGTTATGCTATTATGAATTGAACCACAAAGACAAACTAGTAAAATTATGGGTTTTGAAGAAGAATATTGATAATCAGTGTGAATGGGTGAGAGAAAGGAACATTGAACTGGCGAAGAGCTTTCAAAATGCTGTTGGAGTACTATCCTACGAGGATTTCAAATATAACTGTCATTTAATTGAAATTGTCACAAATCCTAAACCAAAAATCATATTCATGTGGTATGGGGCTCGTGAAGTCGACGATGAGGATGCACTTTTAAGCTATGAGTACTACTCTTGTGATGTGGAGCTGAACAAGATTGAGTTAATACTTGGCTCAAAGATGGACGGCAAAGGTGATTGGCATGTGAACAGCATTGCTTACTTATAG
- the LOC113324853 gene encoding uncharacterized protein LOC113324853, which translates to MEETLKSDVNPSNISLLNNLVTARGKYEVAANNCDTFLRDKARLNWIKDGDVDTKFFNTSIKMIESQNTITELENASGDIITTQQGTYDLLIEYFKKKFEYQSVQINDSIFDVVPQIISDADNLFLEGCPDEDEIKKFVFNLNADSAPGPDGYTGVFYRAAWDIIKRNLLDVVQFRWKNNMIPSGMNSKFLVLIPKMKGANNAKSFRPIGLSNFCFKIITKIITERLTSYLQSLVSQQQYVFIRIGKFMRKS; encoded by the coding sequence ATGGAAGAAACTTTAAAATCTGATGTTAATCCTTCTAATATATCTTTATTAAACAATTTAGTTACTGCTAGAGGTAAATATGAAGTGGCTGCAAATAATTGTGATACTTTTTTGAGAGACAAAGCTAGGCTAAATTGGATCAAGGATGGTGATGTGGATACTAAATTCTTCAATACTAGTATAAAAATGATAGAATCTCAAAATACAATTACTGAGTTGGAGAATGCTTCTGGTGATATTATAACTACTCAACAGGGTACTTATGATCTTTTAATTGAATACTTCAAAAAGAAATTTGAATATCAGTCTGTTCAGATTAATGACTCAATTTTTGATGTTGTACCTCAAATTATTTCTGATGCTGACAATCTTTTTTTGGAAGGATGTCCTGATGAAGATGAAATCAAGAAATTTGTTTTTAATCTGAATGCTGATAGTGCACCAGGTCCTGATGGATATACTGGAGTTTTCTATAGAGCAGCTTGGGACATCATCAAAAGAAACTTATTGGATGTTGTTCAGTTCCGCTGGAAAAATAACATGATTCCTAGTGGTATGAATTCCAAGTTTCTTGTCTTGATTCCTAAAATGAAAGGGGCTAACAATGCTAAAAGCTTTAGACCAATTGGCCTTAGCAACTTCTGCTTTAAAATTATCACTAAGATTATTACTGAGAGACTTACTAGTTATCTGCAAAGTCTTGTTTCTCAGCAACAATATGTTTTTATTAGAATAGGAAAATTCATGAGAAAATCTTAG